A stretch of DNA from Pseudochaenichthys georgianus unplaced genomic scaffold, fPseGeo1.2 scaffold_200_arrow_ctg1, whole genome shotgun sequence:
GTGCCCACTGAGAGACTTCGAGGTCAATTCACTCGGTTAGGAACATTTCTGAGtgaaagataaataaaatagaatagaaatagtgcaagaagagtctatatacaagtaaatCTGATATATTGGATAAATAATTAGCaagatgcaaacagatgaatgtttatgGATGGTCTTTAAAAAGTGCGGGTGTTTAATAATCTTATGGTGCAATATAACGGATTGAAGTAGAGAATTATCACCGTGGTATTCCCACGTGTTGTGAACGGAAAGACTTGTTGTTTATTTGATTACTAGATGCTAAACCAATCATAAAGGAGGGCTTCAGTCCATATGTGTTGCTGGTCGCTGCAAGCCGTGTTCTCCGTAACAAAATCCTCTTCATTTGGTATTTCCTCCGTCCTTCAGGACAAAGCCGGCCCCCACGAAGAGATCTACCCGTACCTGATCCAGGAGCTGCAGCCCACGCTGTCAGAGCTCGGCATCTCGACTCCAGAACAGCTCGGCATGGACAAGTTGTAGACCCTCCAGGTGACGATGCTCTCGATACAACATGTGTTTCTACATCAGGGGTCTCCAAGCCTCAGCAAGTAATACAAGTAGAATGGAATACGGCCCACAAATAAAACGTGTGCTcggcttatattgtacttcttaaatatatatgtataaatatattatatataatatatttgtcCGGCTCACCATCCTCCACCACGGGGGGCTTTCTTCTCACCATCTGTGAGGACACCCTGGTTTTCCCCAGCTCCTGGGAGAACGACCTCCGTCCTTCTCTGTCCCCTCACGGTGGACGGGACCCTCTGTGTCCTCTCCACTCTCAGAGGAACTCCAGAGAGCATTCAGtggcagacccccccccccccctcgaacCTTGTGTCTTCTTCAGAGGAGTCCTGCAGCTCGCCGGCAGAAGAAGGCTACAAGATTACTTCTGAAGTCTCCTCTGCGCTGACATGCTTCTTCATTTGAGTTCCTTCTCTTTGCTCCAGGcctttctccttctctgctcACTGAAGAAATAAGTCAAACTGCGTGTTTATCTTTGGCAGCCAGgcgcatgaacacacacacacacacacacacacacacacacacacacacacacacacacacacacacacacacacacacacacacacacacacacacacacacacacacacacacacacacacacacacacacacacacacacacacacacacacacacacacacacacacactgtatataaatgcatATAGTGTCGATGAACCCGTTTGTACCTTTTGGTTTGATGAGCTTCAGGTCCAGGACTTGCTTTGCTTCTACTTCTGTACTCGGTACATTTCTACGCTGAAGGATTTTAATTCTGCCAACGCATTGGTGGCTAAATATATTTGACTAAATTATCCATAATTACTCAAGACATATTGCGTATGATATATCCCTGTTCTTTGGACACAATATACAAAAGAAACAAGACTTTAAATCCATATTTATTCTATAAGAACTGCAGTGAGTGCATATTTGAGTTTGGTTGTATTTGTTAACACAACTAAAGTACACACATTTGAGTTATTGTTGTAGATTCACATTTACACAAACCAAGTATAAAGTCCAGTCGTTGTTCTAATCAGTATTTACATATAAGGGCTTTGTTACTGTTTAACCTTTTATacactgcaataaaacaacacaaTGCTTTGCTTCTGAACATGAAATGGAAACCTTGCAGACAGGTGTCTGCTCGTCTCTTCACCACCAGGTGGCGACAGGAGCCCGGACATCTTTTTCTTTCTCATAAGCAATAAGCTGTACTGTATTAATGAACATTTTCATTTGTGTGGAAATACTGTAGGCTAACACatttaatataaaaaacaagataCTTTTCTTAATTATTGTGAGTCTTCTATTTATGatgtatttcaaaataaaacttctAATATAATCTTTTTAGCATTTTTTTCCATTTATCAGCTTAACTTTCTCCTTGTTTTGGAGATGCTAcgtttgtaagggaaacttctgtgcagCAGCGATGCAGTGgcagtcaccgactcaggaaggagacacggtcgagcaggagctttgatgtcaaacactgatggtttatttggagcttcggccggaggattcacatcacaagtcacagcagccacgatctgactgcacgggagagttgccacgtcaattctcaaGAGCTCTACCCCAGACCTGTGTGTTTAGCCAGTTCCCAGTTCCGAGATAAATAACAAGATAAATCATAACACCTCTGTCAGCTGACGCCAGCaggcaggagcagggagacagaacactgagagcacagcagccaaggctacgaagtgcgtgtgctcagtcaggacagaaCTGATACACTGGGTCAAAGgtatgggccttggaaaatattccCCAACAAAGTTAACATTGTTTTCTTTCTCATTGTAATGACTCCAGAGAtgggaaaagtactcagatcttgtacttcagcagaagtactcagatcctttactagagtaaaagcagaagtactcagatcctttactagagtaaaagtagaagtactcagatcctttactagagtaaaagtagaagtactcagatcctttactagagtaaaagcagaagtactcagatcctttactagagtaaaagcagaagtaccagagtgtaggaatactctgttacaataattcaaaatgttccatGAGCACGAGTGTATGGTGTTCCACGTTGTCCATTAGTTGGAACAGGATTTTGGAACGATGACCTCTAAAGTGTTCCCCAGGCTGAAGAGGCCTAATGAGCACATGTACAAATGCTCACCTGACCAATGTATTGCGTGGGTTGTTTGATGTTGCtactgattaatgttatttttaaaACACATCAAAATCAAATGTTTGACAATAAACGAATGTTTTCAAGAATCTGATGTGTACTTTATTTCCTGAAGTGTTAATGATTCACCCTAAAAGTGTTTGTTTGGTGAACATCAGCTAAAGAGCACTGACAGTGTGAACAATGACCATGGAGTACATGTTCTCTCAGTGTTGAATAATCAGCTCTGCAGTGACACTAAAAGACTGACTAAGAGTACATTTTAGGTTTACACTGCATGTGTTGGAAAGCACTCAAACAGTGTCAACAAAGTACCAGTTATAGTGTACATGTTGACTCCCAAAGTGTTCAAATCTAACTTTATTTGGAGTTTATATTTTACACTTTTGACAGTATCCATAATTACTCGTGACATATTGCATAGTTATGATATACCCCTGTTCTTTGGACACAATATACACAAGAACACCAAACTCTTGGACCTATATACACCCCGAACCTGGTGCTAAATAAATGTACATTTCAAGTTTAAATGCATTTTTATTGAATGTGAGTTTTACAAGTGATTTCCATTTAGGAGCAGTTGGGTTAAACACGATCACAAAGGGTTTAATACACGGAGAAATGTAGGAGAATTATAACCGATGAGTGAGGGGGTTCTTATAGAATGGAAACCAGCTCACGGGGTACACGagacaaaaaaggttgggaactgTTGTAGTAAATGTATCATTAAGTCTAATTTAATTATAATTAAATACATTCTTTCATTGGTTTTAACCCAGTTTCAGTTTGATGTAAGCTACGGCTATCACTCCCACGCTTCTTCCCACAGACTGGCTTCCTTTTGTTATCATTCAACAGACCGAAGGTGCCACTGTGACCATTGTGAGGAACATTAATATCACTTAACCCCTGTCTAGCCACGAATATTCAACACCCTGTAACGTAGAATTTCATTGGCTGTTCACCCTCCCATCTTTTGCTCTTTCTTCCTGTATAAAGTCATTCTGTGTAACCTGGTCAGATGCTTGTGCTACATCAGTGGAACAGGTTATCTGGCCTTTCCAGCTGGAAATAGGATTGATTCTGTTAAATACTATAACtctttattaaataacacaACTTTGGTTTAAGCTTGAGTATTTGTTATTTTCTGACCAGAAGGTGATTAAGTGTGGAATTCCCACTACAGGAACCACGGCTTTAATAGACAAGGTGGTGGTGGGCAGCTCCATGGGGATGCTGCGGATATTCTCTCCAACGTCAACAAGACCAGCTGGAGGTCCAGCTGACGCCCTGCTGCTGGAGGTCCAGCTTAAAAACACCATCATCCAGGTGGAAGTGGGCACGTTTGTCTCGTAAGTAGACTGAAACTGGAGAAGGCCATCAAAGGGTTAACATAGATTGCCTTATGGTGGAATATAGgttaatatactgtatatgtcaGTGATGTATGGAGAGAGTCTACTGGTAAAATGTAAGTAAATGATGTGCTTACTATGGGGTGCTCTCCATGGAGGAGGGAAAAGGAcatatataaaaacaataacaaaatgaaaTGATTAATTACGGATATAGGAAACTAATTATAGAATAATTGTTGGTATAGATAAATGTACAGATTATAAGATTTTTTGTGAATAGCATCTTCTAGTATTTCTGTAATGTTATGTTGAAGGTGCTCTTCCGAGAGTTTCCTCAATAGAGTgcagcagtgacgcgtcctaaaacccggaagtaaactccttccggttccctcgacaaaacaGCAATGCaatctctccatagggttttggaaaatagctggaaatcaggtctgtggttgaaacacattgaagagacggatcacgttttgttcagccggataatctccacatgtctatcctacttttatcattttctaatcataaatctagtcgcaagaagcaaaatgctaacgttatgctataaaggaactacagcagggtcgttgcttcaacgtcacgccgactcaagatccatattcaaaactacagattctaaatggtacgggttgaagcgtttgtttgaacactttgcaggaggcagggacttgctttgaagcagaacagaaactaacttagaggagtgtttacgtgttcggcgtaatgacgtcctccacgacttctgtattcctattcagccacttggtaacaaccatcgtttttcagacacgtcaactcttcagaaatcaccagtgcggtcactgctgatggatttaatgtcgtagaacaaaacgtgatccgtctcttcaatgcgtctcaccttatttcgagctattttccaaaatcctgtggagaaattgcattggtttttatcgagggaaccggaagtggtcaaatcctaacttacttccgggttttaggacgcgtctctgTGGCACTCTATTAATAATACAGGATActtgtatagcgcttttctagaaactcaaagacgcttgagGCTAGTAACCTTCAAATAGCACAGCAACAATGGATCACTGAAGGAcaaagaagaggaggatgagagAGGAAGAACCCGTGTGTTTCAACCGTCCCAAGTAACAAACATTAAAACAGGATATCAAacattaaaggtcacatgtcatggccatttctactgatcataattccattgttgaggtccactagaatagatttatactgtgcaactttccaaactcacattggttcctcacagcatctctgtaaagtatgtgtattcactctctccactaaacggctcattgcagctcttgccccccccctccctgtgagcccagtgtgctccgattggtcgggaccagtcaggacgttgtgaatcgcactgcgctccgtggaggtgtggtttccttgtttagcgatacacagcgaaacacagccaaactcaccctgagcacacacaaagtcacagccgaagtaaaaacaataagtgtggcttgatattgagtgaaaaaggttgatagacgctgtgagaatgggtctgcagagagaatttcaccgcgatcccaactgtctgtcatcagcctgcagccagggaggagagatcagctgagctgcctgcactgagtgtgtgaggaagtccgtggattggtcaatttggaccaatcagtgggggcttaacgtaacggctccgcggacgtaacgtaacggctccacggattggtccatttcgttccggggaccacatgacatcatgatgtccccggaagaatcaaatggacagtgacgtatctccaacgaggcgttttggggaggtattttctgtgttagagttttactccctacagggtgtactttgagggttttgactctgcacaccatttacatgcataaaaaccttcataacacaaaaggggacgggtactaaccggaaaagcatgacatgtgacctttaaggtAAAACAGGAAATCAAACATTATTCACAATTGTAAATGTATTGTCTCTGCCCAGGTGTTGGAGTTGGGTATTTGTTGTTGTCAGTCCCCTCAGGATTGAAAGCTTCATGCTGTCTCCGTCCTTATAGTCAGGTGTCAGCAAACACGATCAGCGAAATGTATGTAggtataaaaacatgaaaaaaccAACAAAAAATTCCTCTAAAACTAGATACATTAAAAACATgtgataataacaataatatcaTTCAGTGCTATTGCAGCACACTTTGTCTACAACAGCCTGCGAGACACTGACAAACCTCATGTTTCTTTCTTTGGTTTTGATTTTTGGAATATCTTCCTGCTGCTAGAAATGTTACTCACTGCAGTTTATTTAGACTAGGTTTATGAGAAAACAACATGTTAGAGCATGACTTAGTCTAGTGTAAGGTATTACCGGGAACATGGGTGAGAAATGGTGTGGATGAATGCAGTCGGGGTGATTAACGCAAAACAGTCTGACTGTTTTGAGGGACAGAAATGGAAGGAAACGAACCAAATGCAGGATTACAGGGCCGAATGCTATCTGTTGAGATGGTTGACAATATTCCCTCATGGACCTGGAAGATAAACAGGGAAAATACTCTTGTTATACAACCAACAATCACTTTAAACAGAGATCTCTTAGAAAAATACTAATAAAGTTACACAAAAGTTCAGTGTGATGTTCACAGAGATATTTATATTCTTCAACTTTCCCAGTGGtgggtttatttatttaaaatatataatgtaacATTTCCTTATTCAAATGCCTCAAACGATTATCCTATGGTATTTAAACATTCTTTTTGAGTTGTGTTCATCCAATACCTGTTCTTTCACACAAGTGAAAAGCTACCAtcaggctataaaggaactatatCACAGTCACATGGTTTAACATCACAGCCAATGAGGAGATGAGTTTCTCCGTGATCAGCGTGATGACGTTATTATGAATTTAGCCACTCGTTAGAACCGCCTGTTTAAAGACACTCTTTGAGCTATATATTgctttacattatttaatagATAAACATGTATTTCTTGCTGTTTTTGTGTATTATTTAGTGACGTTATGGAAGTGAGTTAAAGTAGTTTTTATgcctttattttgaaggcatgtttgggcactgggtgattagagcacctggtgtaattgtatatattggagacagaggctgtttctcaatcgcgaggatgcttgcttggtagcacatgtcttccgagtcacttgcttcagaagcgaggcaagaatccttcctggcattcggaaaacgaagagtggaacaggctagcaagtgtgcaggtgggtgtcaaacctccttcagactatcgctcctgatattctaccgtttctcacccatttcatcaacacttctctaacttctggtcacattccaaacagtctcaaggaggcaagagtaaaccctctcctaaagaaacccactctcaacccgtcagatgttataaactacaggcctgtctctctcctcccgttcctgtctaaaacacttgaacgcgctgtctttaaacaactctcctgttatctccatcagaacaactttctggatccgcaccagtctggtttcaaggcaggtcactccacagaaactgccctccttgctgtcactgaggaactgcacacggctaaagcagcctccctctcctctgtcatcattcttttggacctgtctgctgcattcgacacagtgaaccatcagatcctccttcacactctc
This window harbors:
- the LOC117441804 gene encoding LOW QUALITY PROTEIN: cytochrome c oxidase subunit 5A, mitochondrial-like (The sequence of the model RefSeq protein was modified relative to this genomic sequence to represent the inferred CDS: inserted 2 bases in 1 codon), which encodes MNTLIGYDRVPEAKIVDSALRXRRLNDLASAIRILEAVKDKAGPHEEIYPYLIQELQPTLSELGISTPEQLGMDKL